The Prionailurus viverrinus isolate Anna chromosome B4, UM_Priviv_1.0, whole genome shotgun sequence genome has a window encoding:
- the ITGA7 gene encoding integrin alpha-7 isoform X5: protein MEEEPGFSIDSGKGLVRAEELSFVAGAPRANHKGAVVILRKDSASRLVPEVMLSGERLTSGFGYSLAVADLNNDGWADLVVGAPYFFERQEELGGAVYVYMNQGGHWAGVSPLRLCGSPDSMFGISLAVLGDLNQDGFADIAVGAPFDGDGKVFIYHGSSLGVVIKPSQVLEGEAVGIKSFGYSLSGGLDVDGNHYPDLLVGSLADTAVLFRARPVLHVSHEVFIAPRAIDLEQPNCAAGHSVCVDLRVCFSYIATPSSYSPVVALDYVLDGDTDRRLRGQVPRVTFLSRGPDDPKHQASGTVWLKHQHDRVCGDTMFQLQENVKDKLRAIVVTLSYSLQTPRLRRQAPGQGLPPVAPILNAHQPSTQRAEIHFLKQGCGEDKICQSNLQLVHARFCARVSDTEFQPLPMDADGTTALFALSGQPVIGLELTVTNLPSDPAQPQADGDDAHEAQLLVTLPASLHYSGVRALDPAEKPLCLSNENASHVECELGNPMKRGAQVTFYLILSTSGITIETTELEVELLLATISEQELHPVSARARVFIELPLSITGVAIPQQLFFSGVVRGESAMRSERDIGSKVKYEVTVSNQGQSLNTLGSAFLNIMWPHEIANGKWLLYPMRVELEGGQGPGQKGLCSPRPNILQLDVDSRDRRRRELEQPEQQEHPEQPEPSTSWWPVSSAEKKKNITLDCVRGTANCVVFSCPLYSFDRAAVLHVWGRLWNSTFLEEYSAVKSLEVIVRANITVKSSIKNLLLRDASTVIPVMVYLDPVAVVAEGVPWWVILLAVLAGLLVLALLVLLMWKMGFFKRARYPEATVPQYHAVKIPREDRQQFKEEKTGTILRNNWGSPRREGPDAHPILAADGHPEPGSEGHPVSGTA, encoded by the exons ATGGAGGAAGAACCAG GTTTCTCCATCGACTCGGGGAAGGGTCTGGTGCGTGCAGAAGAGCTGAGCTTTGTGGCAGGGGCCCCCCGTGCCAACCACAAGGGTGCTGTGGTCATTCTGCGCAAAGACAGTGCCAGTCGCCTGGTGCCTGAAGTTATGCTGTCTGGGGAGCGCCTGACCTCCGGCTTTGGCTACTCACTGGCTGTGGCCGATCTCAATAATGATGG CTGGGCAGACCTGGTAGTGGGTGCCCCCTACTTCTTTGAGCGCCAAGAAGAGCTGGGGGGTGCCGTGTATGTGTACATGAACCAGGGGGGTCACTGGGCTGGGGTCTCCCCTCTCCGGCTCTGTGGCTCTCCTGACTCCATGTTCGGGATCAGCCTGGCTGTCTTGGGGGACCTCAACCAAGATGGCTTTGCAG ATATCGCTGTGGGGGCTCCCTTTGATGGGgatgggaaagtctttatctacCATGGGAGCAGCCTGGGGGTTGTCATCAAACCTTCCCAG GTGCTGGAGGGTGAGGCCGTGGGCATAAAGAGCTTTGGCTACTCCCTGTCCGGTGGCCTGGATGTGGATGGGAATCATTACCCAGACCTACTGGTTGGCTCCTTGGCTGACACTGCTGTGCTCTTCAG GGCCAGACCCGTCCTTCATGTGTCGCATGAGGTCTTCATTGCTCCCCGAGCCATTGATCTAGAACAGCCTAACTGTGCTGCTGGCCACTCAGTCTG TGTGGACTTGCGGGTCTGTTTCAGCTACATTGCAACCCCCAGCAGCTACAGCCCTGTTGTGG CCCTGGATTATGTGTTAGATGGGGACACAGACCGAAGGCTCCGGGGCCAGGTCCCCCGTGTGACCTTCCTGAGCCGTGGCCCAGATGACCCCAAGCACCAGGCCTCAGGCACCGTGTGGCTGAAGCACCAGCATGACCGAGTCTGTGGAGACACCATGTTCCAGCTACAG GAGAATGTCAAAGACAAGCTTCGGGCCATTGTGGTCACCCTGTCCTACAGTCTCCAGACCCCACGGCTCCGGCGACAGGCTCCTGGCCAGGGTCTGCCCCCAGTGGCCCccatcctcaatgcccaccaGCCCAGCACCCAGAGGGCAGAG ATCCACTTCCTGAAACAAGGTTGTGGTGAAGACAAGATCTGTCAGAGCAACCTGCAGCTGGTTCATGCTCGCTTCTGTGCCCGGGTCAGCGACACGGAGTTCCAACCTCTGCCCAT GGATGCGGATGGGACAACAGCCCTGTTTGCCCTGAGTGGGCAGCCAGTCATTGGCCTGGAGCTGACGGTCACCAACCTGCCCTCGGatccagcccagccccaggctgaTGGAGATGATGCTCATGAAGCCCAGCTTCTGgtcaccctccctgcctccctgcactACTCAGGAGTCCGAGCCCTGGACCCTGCG gAGAAGCCGCTCTGCCTGTCCAACGAGAATGCCTCCCATGTCGAGTGTGAGCTAGGGAACCCCATGAAGAGAGGTGCCCAG GTGACCTTCTACCTCATCCTTAGCACCTCAGGGATCACTATTGAGACCACAGAGCTGGAAGTGGAGCTGCTGTTGGCCAC GATCAGTGAGCAGGAGCTTCATCCGGTCTCTGCCCGAGCACGTGTCTTCATTGAGCTGCCGCTGTCCATCACGGG GGTGGCCATTCCCCAGCAGCTCTTCTTCTCTGGTGTGGTGCGGGGCGAGAGCGCCATGCGGTCTGAGCGGGATATAGGCAGCAAGGTCAAGTATGAGGTCACG GTCTCCAACCAAGGCCAGTCGCTTAACACCCTGGGCTCTGCCTTCCTCAACATCATGTGGCCCCATGAGATTGCCAACGGAAAGTGGCTGCTGTACCCCATGCGGGTGGAGCTGGAGGGCGGGCAAGGGCCTGGGCAGAAGGGGCTCTGTTCCCCAAGGCCCAACATCCTCCAACTG GACGTGGACAGCAGGGATAGGAGGCGGAGGGAGCTGGAGCAGCCAGAGCAGCAGGAACATCCTGAGCAGCCAGAGCCCAGCACATCCTGGTGGCCAGTGTCCTCTgctgagaagaagaaaaacatcacCCTG GACTGTGTCCGGGGCACTGCCAACTGTGTGGTGTTCAGCTGCCCTCTATATAGCTTTGACCGAGCTGCTGTGCTGCACGTCTGGGGCCGCCTCTGGAACAGCACCTTCTTGGAG GAGTACTCAGCTGTGAAGTCCCTGGAAGTGATTGTGCGAGCAAACATCACTGTGAAGTCTTCTATCAAGAACTTGCTGCTCAGAGACGCCTCCACAGTG ATCCCAGTGATGGTTTACCTGGACCCTGTGGCTGTGGTGGCAGAAGGAGTCCCCTGGTGGGTCATCCTCCTGGCTGTACTGGCCGGGCTTCTGGTGCTGGCGCTGCTGGTGCTGCTCATGTGGAAG ATGGGATTCTTCAAGCGGGCACGGTACCCCGAGGCCACCGTGCCCCAGTACCACGCGGTGAAGATCCCGCGGGAAGACCGACAGCAGTTCAAAGAGGAGAAGACGGGCACCATCCTGAGGAACAACTGGGGCAGCCCCCGGCGGGAGGGCCCCGATGCACACCCCATCCTGGCTGCGGATGGGCACCCTGAGCCAGGCTCAGAGGGGCATCCCGTGTCAGGCACCGCCTAG
- the ITGA7 gene encoding integrin alpha-7 isoform X1, translating to MAGTPGRGPRAPPGICYLLGSLLAGLLCPGAVAFNLDVMGALRKEGEPGSLFGFSVALHRQLQPRPQSWLLVGAPQALALPGQQANRTGGLFACPLSLEETDCYRVDIDRGADVQKESKENQWLGVSVRSQGPGGKIVTCAHRYEARQRVDQILETRDVIGRCFVLSQDLAVRDELDGGEWKFCEGRPQGHEQFGFCQQGTAAAFSPDSHYLLFGAPGTYNWKGTARVELCVQGSADLVHLDDGPYEAGGEKEQDPRLIPVPANSYFGLLFVTNIDSSDPDQLVYKTLDPADRLPGPAGDLALNSYLGFSIDSGKGLVRAEELSFVAGAPRANHKGAVVILRKDSASRLVPEVMLSGERLTSGFGYSLAVADLNNDGWADLVVGAPYFFERQEELGGAVYVYMNQGGHWAGVSPLRLCGSPDSMFGISLAVLGDLNQDGFADIAVGAPFDGDGKVFIYHGSSLGVVIKPSQVLEGEAVGIKSFGYSLSGGLDVDGNHYPDLLVGSLADTAVLFRARPVLHVSHEVFIAPRAIDLEQPNCAAGHSVCVDLRVCFSYIATPSSYSPVVALDYVLDGDTDRRLRGQVPRVTFLSRGPDDPKHQASGTVWLKHQHDRVCGDTMFQLQENVKDKLRAIVVTLSYSLQTPRLRRQAPGQGLPPVAPILNAHQPSTQRAEIHFLKQGCGEDKICQSNLQLVHARFCARVSDTEFQPLPMDADGTTALFALSGQPVIGLELTVTNLPSDPAQPQADGDDAHEAQLLVTLPASLHYSGVRALDPAEKPLCLSNENASHVECELGNPMKRGAQVTFYLILSTSGITIETTELEVELLLATISEQELHPVSARARVFIELPLSITGVAIPQQLFFSGVVRGESAMRSERDIGSKVKYEVTVSNQGQSLNTLGSAFLNIMWPHEIANGKWLLYPMRVELEGGQGPGQKGLCSPRPNILQLDVDSRDRRRRELEQPEQQEHPEQPEPSTSWWPVSSAEKKKNITLDCVRGTANCVVFSCPLYSFDRAAVLHVWGRLWNSTFLEEYSAVKSLEVIVRANITVKSSIKNLLLRDASTVIPVMVYLDPVAVVAEGVPWWVILLAVLAGLLVLALLVLLMWKMGFFKRARYPEATVPQYHAVKIPREDRQQFKEEKTGTILRNNWGSPRREGPDAHPILAADGHPEPGSEGHPVSGTA from the exons ATGGCCGGGACTCCGGGCCGTGGTCCTCGGGCCCCCCCCGGGATTTGTTACCTTCTTGGCTCCCTGCTGGCCGGACTGCTCTGCCCGGGGGCTGTCGCCTTCAATCTGGACGTGATGGGCGCCCTGCGCAAGGAGGGCGAGCCGGGTAGCCTCTTCGGCTTCTCTGTGGCTCTGCACCGGCAGTTGCAGCCCCGACCCCAGAGCTG GCTGCTGGTGGGTGCTCCGCAGGCCCTGGCTCTGCCTGGGCAGCAGGCGAATCGCACTGGAGGCCTCTTCGCTTGTCCCCTGAGCCTGGAAGAGACCGACTGCTACAGAGTGGACATCGACCGTGGAG CTGATGTgcagaaagaaagcaaggagaaCCAGTGGTTGGGAGTCAGTGTTCGGAGCCAGGGGCCTGGAGGCAAGATTGTC ACCTGTGCACACCGGTATGAGGCACGGCAGCGAGTAGACCAGATCCTGGAGACCAGGGATGTGATCGGTCGTTGCTTTGTGCTAAGCCAAGACCTGGCCGTCCGTGATGAATTGGATGGCGGGGAATGGAAGTTCTGTGAGGGTCGCCCCCAAGGCCATGAACAATTTGGGTTCTGCCAGCAGGGCACAGCTGCCGCCTTCTCCCCTGACAGCCACTACCTCCTCTTTGGGGCCCCGGGAACCTATAACTGGAAGG GCACCGCCAGGGTGGAGCTCTGTGTGCAGGGCTCGGCGGACCTGGTGCACCTGGACGACGGGCCCTACGAGGCGGGGGGTGAGAAGGAGCAGGACCCCCGCCTCATCCCCGTCCCTGCCAACAGCTACTTTG GGTTGCTCTTTGTGACCAACATTGATAGCTCAGACCCTGACCAGCTGGTGTATAAAACTTTGGACCCCGCTGACCGGCTCCCAGGACCAGCCGGAGACTTGGCCCTGAATAGCTACTTAG GTTTCTCCATCGACTCGGGGAAGGGTCTGGTGCGTGCAGAAGAGCTGAGCTTTGTGGCAGGGGCCCCCCGTGCCAACCACAAGGGTGCTGTGGTCATTCTGCGCAAAGACAGTGCCAGTCGCCTGGTGCCTGAAGTTATGCTGTCTGGGGAGCGCCTGACCTCCGGCTTTGGCTACTCACTGGCTGTGGCCGATCTCAATAATGATGG CTGGGCAGACCTGGTAGTGGGTGCCCCCTACTTCTTTGAGCGCCAAGAAGAGCTGGGGGGTGCCGTGTATGTGTACATGAACCAGGGGGGTCACTGGGCTGGGGTCTCCCCTCTCCGGCTCTGTGGCTCTCCTGACTCCATGTTCGGGATCAGCCTGGCTGTCTTGGGGGACCTCAACCAAGATGGCTTTGCAG ATATCGCTGTGGGGGCTCCCTTTGATGGGgatgggaaagtctttatctacCATGGGAGCAGCCTGGGGGTTGTCATCAAACCTTCCCAG GTGCTGGAGGGTGAGGCCGTGGGCATAAAGAGCTTTGGCTACTCCCTGTCCGGTGGCCTGGATGTGGATGGGAATCATTACCCAGACCTACTGGTTGGCTCCTTGGCTGACACTGCTGTGCTCTTCAG GGCCAGACCCGTCCTTCATGTGTCGCATGAGGTCTTCATTGCTCCCCGAGCCATTGATCTAGAACAGCCTAACTGTGCTGCTGGCCACTCAGTCTG TGTGGACTTGCGGGTCTGTTTCAGCTACATTGCAACCCCCAGCAGCTACAGCCCTGTTGTGG CCCTGGATTATGTGTTAGATGGGGACACAGACCGAAGGCTCCGGGGCCAGGTCCCCCGTGTGACCTTCCTGAGCCGTGGCCCAGATGACCCCAAGCACCAGGCCTCAGGCACCGTGTGGCTGAAGCACCAGCATGACCGAGTCTGTGGAGACACCATGTTCCAGCTACAG GAGAATGTCAAAGACAAGCTTCGGGCCATTGTGGTCACCCTGTCCTACAGTCTCCAGACCCCACGGCTCCGGCGACAGGCTCCTGGCCAGGGTCTGCCCCCAGTGGCCCccatcctcaatgcccaccaGCCCAGCACCCAGAGGGCAGAG ATCCACTTCCTGAAACAAGGTTGTGGTGAAGACAAGATCTGTCAGAGCAACCTGCAGCTGGTTCATGCTCGCTTCTGTGCCCGGGTCAGCGACACGGAGTTCCAACCTCTGCCCAT GGATGCGGATGGGACAACAGCCCTGTTTGCCCTGAGTGGGCAGCCAGTCATTGGCCTGGAGCTGACGGTCACCAACCTGCCCTCGGatccagcccagccccaggctgaTGGAGATGATGCTCATGAAGCCCAGCTTCTGgtcaccctccctgcctccctgcactACTCAGGAGTCCGAGCCCTGGACCCTGCG gAGAAGCCGCTCTGCCTGTCCAACGAGAATGCCTCCCATGTCGAGTGTGAGCTAGGGAACCCCATGAAGAGAGGTGCCCAG GTGACCTTCTACCTCATCCTTAGCACCTCAGGGATCACTATTGAGACCACAGAGCTGGAAGTGGAGCTGCTGTTGGCCAC GATCAGTGAGCAGGAGCTTCATCCGGTCTCTGCCCGAGCACGTGTCTTCATTGAGCTGCCGCTGTCCATCACGGG GGTGGCCATTCCCCAGCAGCTCTTCTTCTCTGGTGTGGTGCGGGGCGAGAGCGCCATGCGGTCTGAGCGGGATATAGGCAGCAAGGTCAAGTATGAGGTCACG GTCTCCAACCAAGGCCAGTCGCTTAACACCCTGGGCTCTGCCTTCCTCAACATCATGTGGCCCCATGAGATTGCCAACGGAAAGTGGCTGCTGTACCCCATGCGGGTGGAGCTGGAGGGCGGGCAAGGGCCTGGGCAGAAGGGGCTCTGTTCCCCAAGGCCCAACATCCTCCAACTG GACGTGGACAGCAGGGATAGGAGGCGGAGGGAGCTGGAGCAGCCAGAGCAGCAGGAACATCCTGAGCAGCCAGAGCCCAGCACATCCTGGTGGCCAGTGTCCTCTgctgagaagaagaaaaacatcacCCTG GACTGTGTCCGGGGCACTGCCAACTGTGTGGTGTTCAGCTGCCCTCTATATAGCTTTGACCGAGCTGCTGTGCTGCACGTCTGGGGCCGCCTCTGGAACAGCACCTTCTTGGAG GAGTACTCAGCTGTGAAGTCCCTGGAAGTGATTGTGCGAGCAAACATCACTGTGAAGTCTTCTATCAAGAACTTGCTGCTCAGAGACGCCTCCACAGTG ATCCCAGTGATGGTTTACCTGGACCCTGTGGCTGTGGTGGCAGAAGGAGTCCCCTGGTGGGTCATCCTCCTGGCTGTACTGGCCGGGCTTCTGGTGCTGGCGCTGCTGGTGCTGCTCATGTGGAAG ATGGGATTCTTCAAGCGGGCACGGTACCCCGAGGCCACCGTGCCCCAGTACCACGCGGTGAAGATCCCGCGGGAAGACCGACAGCAGTTCAAAGAGGAGAAGACGGGCACCATCCTGAGGAACAACTGGGGCAGCCCCCGGCGGGAGGGCCCCGATGCACACCCCATCCTGGCTGCGGATGGGCACCCTGAGCCAGGCTCAGAGGGGCATCCCGTGTCAGGCACCGCCTAG
- the ITGA7 gene encoding integrin alpha-7 isoform X4, which produces MLSGERLTSGFGYSLAVADLNNDGWADLVVGAPYFFERQEELGGAVYVYMNQGGHWAGVSPLRLCGSPDSMFGISLAVLGDLNQDGFADIAVGAPFDGDGKVFIYHGSSLGVVIKPSQVLEGEAVGIKSFGYSLSGGLDVDGNHYPDLLVGSLADTAVLFRARPVLHVSHEVFIAPRAIDLEQPNCAAGHSVCVDLRVCFSYIATPSSYSPVVALDYVLDGDTDRRLRGQVPRVTFLSRGPDDPKHQASGTVWLKHQHDRVCGDTMFQLQENVKDKLRAIVVTLSYSLQTPRLRRQAPGQGLPPVAPILNAHQPSTQRAEIHFLKQGCGEDKICQSNLQLVHARFCARVSDTEFQPLPMDADGTTALFALSGQPVIGLELTVTNLPSDPAQPQADGDDAHEAQLLVTLPASLHYSGVRALDPAEKPLCLSNENASHVECELGNPMKRGAQVTFYLILSTSGITIETTELEVELLLATISEQELHPVSARARVFIELPLSITGVAIPQQLFFSGVVRGESAMRSERDIGSKVKYEVTVSNQGQSLNTLGSAFLNIMWPHEIANGKWLLYPMRVELEGGQGPGQKGLCSPRPNILQLDVDSRDRRRRELEQPEQQEHPEQPEPSTSWWPVSSAEKKKNITLDCVRGTANCVVFSCPLYSFDRAAVLHVWGRLWNSTFLEEYSAVKSLEVIVRANITVKSSIKNLLLRDASTVIPVMVYLDPVAVVAEGVPWWVILLAVLAGLLVLALLVLLMWKMGFFKRARYPEATVPQYHAVKIPREDRQQFKEEKTGTILRNNWGSPRREGPDAHPILAADGHPEPGSEGHPVSGTA; this is translated from the exons ATGCTGTCTGGGGAGCGCCTGACCTCCGGCTTTGGCTACTCACTGGCTGTGGCCGATCTCAATAATGATGG CTGGGCAGACCTGGTAGTGGGTGCCCCCTACTTCTTTGAGCGCCAAGAAGAGCTGGGGGGTGCCGTGTATGTGTACATGAACCAGGGGGGTCACTGGGCTGGGGTCTCCCCTCTCCGGCTCTGTGGCTCTCCTGACTCCATGTTCGGGATCAGCCTGGCTGTCTTGGGGGACCTCAACCAAGATGGCTTTGCAG ATATCGCTGTGGGGGCTCCCTTTGATGGGgatgggaaagtctttatctacCATGGGAGCAGCCTGGGGGTTGTCATCAAACCTTCCCAG GTGCTGGAGGGTGAGGCCGTGGGCATAAAGAGCTTTGGCTACTCCCTGTCCGGTGGCCTGGATGTGGATGGGAATCATTACCCAGACCTACTGGTTGGCTCCTTGGCTGACACTGCTGTGCTCTTCAG GGCCAGACCCGTCCTTCATGTGTCGCATGAGGTCTTCATTGCTCCCCGAGCCATTGATCTAGAACAGCCTAACTGTGCTGCTGGCCACTCAGTCTG TGTGGACTTGCGGGTCTGTTTCAGCTACATTGCAACCCCCAGCAGCTACAGCCCTGTTGTGG CCCTGGATTATGTGTTAGATGGGGACACAGACCGAAGGCTCCGGGGCCAGGTCCCCCGTGTGACCTTCCTGAGCCGTGGCCCAGATGACCCCAAGCACCAGGCCTCAGGCACCGTGTGGCTGAAGCACCAGCATGACCGAGTCTGTGGAGACACCATGTTCCAGCTACAG GAGAATGTCAAAGACAAGCTTCGGGCCATTGTGGTCACCCTGTCCTACAGTCTCCAGACCCCACGGCTCCGGCGACAGGCTCCTGGCCAGGGTCTGCCCCCAGTGGCCCccatcctcaatgcccaccaGCCCAGCACCCAGAGGGCAGAG ATCCACTTCCTGAAACAAGGTTGTGGTGAAGACAAGATCTGTCAGAGCAACCTGCAGCTGGTTCATGCTCGCTTCTGTGCCCGGGTCAGCGACACGGAGTTCCAACCTCTGCCCAT GGATGCGGATGGGACAACAGCCCTGTTTGCCCTGAGTGGGCAGCCAGTCATTGGCCTGGAGCTGACGGTCACCAACCTGCCCTCGGatccagcccagccccaggctgaTGGAGATGATGCTCATGAAGCCCAGCTTCTGgtcaccctccctgcctccctgcactACTCAGGAGTCCGAGCCCTGGACCCTGCG gAGAAGCCGCTCTGCCTGTCCAACGAGAATGCCTCCCATGTCGAGTGTGAGCTAGGGAACCCCATGAAGAGAGGTGCCCAG GTGACCTTCTACCTCATCCTTAGCACCTCAGGGATCACTATTGAGACCACAGAGCTGGAAGTGGAGCTGCTGTTGGCCAC GATCAGTGAGCAGGAGCTTCATCCGGTCTCTGCCCGAGCACGTGTCTTCATTGAGCTGCCGCTGTCCATCACGGG GGTGGCCATTCCCCAGCAGCTCTTCTTCTCTGGTGTGGTGCGGGGCGAGAGCGCCATGCGGTCTGAGCGGGATATAGGCAGCAAGGTCAAGTATGAGGTCACG GTCTCCAACCAAGGCCAGTCGCTTAACACCCTGGGCTCTGCCTTCCTCAACATCATGTGGCCCCATGAGATTGCCAACGGAAAGTGGCTGCTGTACCCCATGCGGGTGGAGCTGGAGGGCGGGCAAGGGCCTGGGCAGAAGGGGCTCTGTTCCCCAAGGCCCAACATCCTCCAACTG GACGTGGACAGCAGGGATAGGAGGCGGAGGGAGCTGGAGCAGCCAGAGCAGCAGGAACATCCTGAGCAGCCAGAGCCCAGCACATCCTGGTGGCCAGTGTCCTCTgctgagaagaagaaaaacatcacCCTG GACTGTGTCCGGGGCACTGCCAACTGTGTGGTGTTCAGCTGCCCTCTATATAGCTTTGACCGAGCTGCTGTGCTGCACGTCTGGGGCCGCCTCTGGAACAGCACCTTCTTGGAG GAGTACTCAGCTGTGAAGTCCCTGGAAGTGATTGTGCGAGCAAACATCACTGTGAAGTCTTCTATCAAGAACTTGCTGCTCAGAGACGCCTCCACAGTG ATCCCAGTGATGGTTTACCTGGACCCTGTGGCTGTGGTGGCAGAAGGAGTCCCCTGGTGGGTCATCCTCCTGGCTGTACTGGCCGGGCTTCTGGTGCTGGCGCTGCTGGTGCTGCTCATGTGGAAG ATGGGATTCTTCAAGCGGGCACGGTACCCCGAGGCCACCGTGCCCCAGTACCACGCGGTGAAGATCCCGCGGGAAGACCGACAGCAGTTCAAAGAGGAGAAGACGGGCACCATCCTGAGGAACAACTGGGGCAGCCCCCGGCGGGAGGGCCCCGATGCACACCCCATCCTGGCTGCGGATGGGCACCCTGAGCCAGGCTCAGAGGGGCATCCCGTGTCAGGCACCGCCTAG